From Cecembia calidifontis, one genomic window encodes:
- a CDS encoding IS4 family transposase encodes MSNITLFSQIIKKIERSIFKKLVEEKQTDKGCKGFDSWTHLVSMLFCHFAKSTSVRDISNGLRSATGNLNHLGIAKAPSKSSISYQNKRRDSDLFKELYYGLLKHLGQQASLSRVKLRIKAPVYLLDSTVVSLCLSMFDWATFRTKKGAVKMHTLLDYDGKLPVYVNITEGSMADNKGAYDIPLEKGSVIVADRYYNDFPMLNIWDSKGVFFVIRHKDNLKFSTINERRLPENTAQEVLIDEEIELVNPQSKVKYPGKLRRVAVWDEKNRQTVELITNNFKWSAKTIGDLYRCRWEIEIFFRDIKQLLHIKTFIGTSKNAVMIQIWTALITILLLKVMKATAKFGWHLSNLVAFIRLNIFVKIELQKWLDKPFEDHEKPPQKSQQGVLFPDYR; translated from the coding sequence ATGAGTAATATTACATTGTTTTCTCAGATTATTAAAAAAATCGAGCGTTCAATTTTCAAGAAACTGGTTGAAGAGAAGCAAACGGACAAGGGCTGCAAAGGCTTTGACAGCTGGACGCATTTGGTTTCCATGCTTTTTTGCCATTTTGCCAAAAGTACTTCTGTAAGGGATATTTCAAACGGCCTGCGTTCGGCCACGGGGAACCTCAACCATCTGGGGATTGCCAAGGCACCATCCAAGTCCAGTATCAGTTATCAGAACAAGCGCAGGGACTCTGACCTGTTCAAGGAGCTGTATTACGGGCTTCTGAAGCATTTAGGACAGCAGGCGTCCCTGAGCAGGGTAAAACTACGGATCAAGGCTCCCGTCTATCTGCTCGACTCCACGGTGGTAAGTCTTTGCCTTTCGATGTTTGACTGGGCAACCTTCAGGACCAAAAAGGGTGCTGTAAAGATGCATACGCTTCTGGACTATGACGGGAAACTCCCTGTTTATGTGAATATTACAGAAGGAAGTATGGCAGACAATAAAGGCGCTTATGATATTCCTTTGGAGAAAGGATCCGTTATAGTGGCGGACCGCTATTACAATGACTTTCCGATGCTCAACATTTGGGACAGCAAGGGGGTCTTTTTCGTCATAAGGCACAAGGATAACCTTAAGTTCAGCACAATCAATGAACGTCGACTCCCTGAAAATACTGCACAGGAAGTACTGATAGACGAAGAAATTGAACTGGTAAACCCGCAGTCAAAAGTGAAGTACCCCGGAAAACTCAGAAGAGTGGCTGTATGGGACGAAAAAAACCGACAGACCGTCGAACTGATTACCAATAACTTCAAATGGTCAGCAAAGACAATCGGTGATCTTTACCGGTGCCGATGGGAGATTGAGATCTTCTTCAGGGACATCAAGCAGTTACTCCATATCAAAACCTTTATCGGAACATCGAAAAATGCCGTGATGATCCAGATATGGACCGCGCTGATCACCATTCTGCTCCTAAAAGTGATGAAGGCAACCGCTAAATTCGGATGGCATCTGTCCAATCTGGTTGCATTTATCAGACTGAACATATTCGTTAAAATAGAGCTGCAAAAGTGGCTGGACAAACCCTTTGAAGACCATGAAAAACCTCCTCAAAAAAGCCAACAGGGGGTTCTATTTCCGGATTACAGATAA
- a CDS encoding ChbG/HpnK family deacetylase, translating to MVITDQIQEVKEFLRCHPNLIINADDFGKSELVNEGIIFCFKNELITSASLMANEEGTDSAIKYIKENRLSTIGAHINLTEGYPMGKFDVDLLLNHDGTWNKNNYWNPKILNRGILEKITDEINLQLDKIIDSGINLCHLNSHHHIHTIPFLFSVFFKIAKKRNIKMRMAQTYSEGNYVKYYYRKFINNLLKSNGLAFSDYFKTINAFVIRKNNLRGKNVEIMVHPSFTADFSKLVDTWEDKDFISELIMLMED from the coding sequence ATGGTAATAACAGATCAAATCCAAGAAGTAAAAGAATTTTTAAGGTGTCATCCAAATCTTATTATTAATGCTGATGATTTTGGGAAATCAGAATTAGTCAATGAGGGTATAATCTTTTGTTTTAAAAATGAGCTAATTACCAGTGCTTCATTGATGGCAAATGAAGAGGGGACCGATTCAGCGATTAAGTATATCAAAGAAAACAGGCTGTCTACTATTGGTGCACATATTAATTTGACTGAAGGGTATCCAATGGGTAAATTTGATGTTGATTTATTGTTGAATCATGATGGGACCTGGAATAAAAATAATTATTGGAATCCTAAAATTTTGAATAGGGGGATCCTTGAAAAAATTACTGATGAAATAAATCTTCAATTGGATAAAATTATTGATAGTGGTATTAATTTATGTCATTTAAATTCTCATCATCATATTCATACCATTCCTTTTTTGTTTTCTGTATTTTTCAAAATTGCCAAAAAGAGAAATATTAAAATGAGAATGGCCCAGACCTATTCAGAAGGGAATTATGTAAAATATTATTATAGAAAATTTATTAATAATCTCTTGAAATCAAACGGACTTGCATTTTCTGATTATTTTAAAACAATAAATGCCTTTGTCATTCGAAAAAACAACTTAAGGGGCAAAAATGTTGAAATCATGGTTCATCCTTCTTTTACAGCTGACTTTTCTAAATTGGTTGATACTTGGGAAGATAAAGACTTTATTAGTGAACTAATTATGTTGATGGAAGATTGA
- a CDS encoding GNAT family N-acetyltransferase: protein MHIPAIYDILDDNINLSFNFGEVALRNLNFKGYWCNIDIFQTKPISAAYEPIIDINGKENRKILLYISYPISQKLPVLSFKNGYICYTPNQYKHYFLDCNISPEEYLQTFQSKTRSTLKRKIKKVSSSCTHTEYFKVYKSPEEILEFLPLAKEISDKSFQFQFLNQGLKYSDLYINEYLERAREGKILGFILFVEDKPVAYNLNPIYDGGVMIYYYTGYDSNYSEYSPGTVLQYKTIEFAMNSDFVNKYDLCIGEGKHKEYFTEQFIFCGDIYYFPLNIKHSFILISKVAFDNLIKVIKNTGKLFFNLDKVKKWMRNNLKRNK from the coding sequence ATGCATATACCTGCTATTTACGATATACTTGATGACAATATTAATTTGAGCTTTAATTTTGGTGAAGTTGCATTGCGTAACTTGAACTTTAAAGGCTATTGGTGCAATATTGATATTTTTCAAACCAAACCTATCTCTGCGGCTTATGAACCAATAATTGACATAAATGGAAAGGAGAACAGGAAAATACTGTTATATATTTCTTATCCTATTTCACAAAAATTGCCTGTTCTTTCTTTTAAGAATGGTTACATCTGTTACACTCCCAATCAGTATAAACATTATTTTTTGGATTGTAATATTAGTCCAGAAGAATATCTTCAGACATTCCAATCAAAAACCAGGTCTACATTAAAAAGAAAAATAAAAAAAGTTAGCAGTTCCTGCACCCATACGGAATATTTTAAGGTGTATAAGTCGCCTGAAGAAATCTTGGAATTTCTCCCCCTTGCAAAAGAAATTTCTGATAAATCATTCCAATTTCAATTTTTAAATCAAGGACTCAAATATTCTGATTTGTATATTAATGAATACTTGGAAAGAGCAAGAGAAGGGAAAATATTAGGGTTTATTTTATTTGTTGAAGATAAACCTGTTGCCTATAACCTTAACCCCATATATGATGGAGGTGTCATGATTTACTATTACACAGGTTATGATTCAAACTATTCTGAGTATTCGCCTGGCACGGTATTACAATACAAAACCATAGAATTTGCCATGAATTCTGATTTTGTTAATAAATATGACCTTTGTATAGGGGAAGGTAAACACAAGGAATATTTTACAGAGCAGTTTATTTTTTGTGGGGACATTTACTATTTTCCCCTAAATATTAAGCATTCATTTATCCTGATATCAAAAGTTGCTTTTGATAACCTAATTAAAGTAATTAAAAACACAGGTAAACTGTTTTTCAATTTGGACAAAGTCAAAAAATGGATGCGAAATAATTTAAAGAGAAACAAATAA